A stretch of Lactuca sativa cultivar Salinas chromosome 6, Lsat_Salinas_v11, whole genome shotgun sequence DNA encodes these proteins:
- the LOC111887439 gene encoding LOW QUALITY PROTEIN: uncharacterized protein LOC111887439 (The sequence of the model RefSeq protein was modified relative to this genomic sequence to represent the inferred CDS: substituted 2 bases at 2 genomic stop codons): MFSLFYGLWKYLVSKTEFHVLILGIDKDGKTTLLEKLKTQYSNLEGLPPDRIVPTVGVNIVRIETLNTKPVFXDLGGXFGLRSIWEKYYEEENVVIFVVDASCPSRFEDFKFVIEKLLMHEDLQGALLIILANKQDLVDAVSIEELVQYLDLKKLDERAYTFEVASGYDGLGLR, encoded by the exons ATGTTTTCATTGTTTTATGGACTTTGGAAATATTTGGTCAGTAAGACAGAGTTTCATGTACTGATTCTTGGAATTGACAAGGATGGAAAAAC GACCTTACTGGAGAAATTGAAGACACAATATTCAAACTTAGAAGGCCTTCCCCCTGATCGAATTGTTCCTACTGTTGGAGTCAATATTGTTCGAATAGAAACTTTAAATACAAAACCTGTGTTTTAGGATCTTGGAGGTTAG TTTGGTCTTCGTTCAATTTGGGAGAAATATTATGAGGAGGAAAATGTTGTTATCTTTGTAGTTGATGCTTCTTGTCCATCACGTTTTGAAGATTTCAAATTTGTCATTG AAAAGCTGCTTATGCATGAGGATCTGCAAGGTGCCCTTCTTATAATACTAGCCAACAAACAA GATCTTGTTGATGCTGTATCAATAGAAGAACTTGTTcagtatttggacctgaagaaatTAGATGAAAGAGCTTATACATTTGAAGTTGCTTCAGGGTACGATGG ccttggtttgagg